In a single window of the Gadus macrocephalus chromosome 6, ASM3116895v1 genome:
- the LOC132459590 gene encoding uncharacterized protein LOC132459590, whose amino-acid sequence MDVCVAVLLLALAPLGAASAPDCEDLVKPYIPEDSTLVFGKWVYVMGSGDPMPYRKALDAMKSSWIELSPTQDSQLVTLRWGDHCYNRCIYGETNGTVSGVATTFRKNLSNHKGHILHTCPDCLLWTDTFRNGDATGRYIMQFTRTGKMDSKDVDIFKKQVECLNFPENYHSYDGKTELCKDKERTE is encoded by the exons ATGGATGTGTGCGTTGCCGTGTTGCTCTTGGCGCTCGCACCCCTAGGTGCCGCATCAGCACCCGACTGTGAAGATCTGGTCAAACCGTACATACCAGAGGACTCCACGCtg GTGTTTGGCAAGTGGGTGTACGTGATGGGGTCCGGGGACCCCATGCCGTACCGTAAGGCTCTGGACGCGATGAAGAGCTCCTGGATAGAGCTGTCTCCCACGCAGGACAGTCAGCTGGTGACCCTGCGGTGGGGCGACCACTGCTA TAACCGCTGCATCTATGGAGAGACGAACGGGACAGTCTCAGGAGTTGCGACCACATTCCGCA AGAATCTGTCCAACCACAAAGGACATATCCTCCACACATGCCCTGACTGTTTGCTGTGGACGGACACCTTTAGGAATGGAGATGCAACTGGAAGATACATCATGCAATTCA CAAGGACGGGTAAAATGGATTCGAAGGATGTTGACATTTTCAAGAAACAGGTTGAATGTTTGAACTTCCCGGAAAA